The following is a genomic window from Flavobacteriales bacterium.
TTCTCCTTGCGTGCCATCTGGGCACGCACCAGTTCGCCGGAGAGGCTCACCACCCCGACGTCGTGGCCTGGACTGGCCTCCACCACCACGGCGTCACCGGGCACCACGCCCAGCGAAGGCGGGCAGCGGTAGAAGGTCTTGCGTGTGTTCTTGAAGCGCACCTCCACCGCATCGAAGGGCTGCTGGCCTTGCGCCAGGGGCACCCCCGTGAGCCAGTCAAAGACCCCGAGCTTGTTGCACCCGCTGGTGCTGCAATAGCCGTTGCTCTTGCACCCGGCCGGTTTACCGTCCGCTCCGCTGCTGCAGCTCGCACATCCCATCCCTCTGATGCTCCGGTGATCGCGCTCCTATGAACGATCGGGCCGGCGCGGCACGAAGATAACCGCCGGAGCGAGGCGCTGCGCACCTCACGCGCGCAGGGTGCGGTGCACGCTGTAGCTGAGGTCCATGAAGAGCACCTTGGGGTTTGCATTGCGTTCCAGATGCTGATGCGCGGTCTCCAGTTCGTTCCGCAGGCCTTCGGCGCGATGCTCCGAGAGCATGGCCGCGAACCGGGGGATGAACTCCTCTTCCTGACCCACGGCGCGGACCAGATCGGGGGCTCCGGCCGCCCGCAGCAGGCTCATGCGCACCAGATGGAGACCGTACCGCATCAGGCCTTTCTGCCGTTCGCGGCCCATGCGGGCGAAATGCTCGGCGAACTCGGCCGCCTCGTGCACCTTCAACCCATAGCAGGCCCGCATCCAATCGCGGAACAGCACGAAGAGCTCCTCCTCGCTCTTCTCGGCCATGGCCGAGGCCTCCAGCAGGTCGCCACCGCTGCGCACGACACAGGCGCGGACCTCCTCGGGCCTCAGGTCCGGGTGGCGTTCGCGAAGAGCCTGGGCGAGGTCATCCTCGTGCAGGGCGGGCACCTTCACCAATTGGGCCCGGCTCAGGATGGTGGGCAGCACTTGGTCCGCCTCTGAGCCCACGAGCAGGAACACGGTCCCGGGCTCCGGCTCCTCCAGGACCTTCAGCAGCTTGTTGGCGGCCGGGGGGTCCATCAGTTCGGGCAGCCACACGAGCATCACTTTCCAGCGGCCGCTGTAGGCCTTGAGGCTCAGCTTGCGGGTGATCTCCGCAGCAATGTCCACGCCCATGCGCAGCTGCTTGTTCTCCCCATCCAGTTGATCCCGCCAGATGGCCGCGTCCAGAAAGGGCTCCTTGAGCACGGCGGCGCGCCATTCCGGAAGCAGGTGCTCGCAGGTCCTTGGCTTCTTCTCCTGGAAGAAGATCGGGAAGCTCAGGTTCAGGTCGGGGTGCGCCAGCTTGTCCATTTGCCGGCACACCGGACACTCGCCGCAGCTATCGGCAGGCCCCGGGGCCTCGCAGAGCAGGTAGCGCGCATAGGCCAGGGCCAGGGCCAGGTTACCGCTGCCGCGAGGCCCCAGGAAGAACTGCGCATGGGGCACACGTCCCTCGCGCGCATTGCCGATGAGCCGCGCCTTCAAGGCCGTTTGACCGATGATCCGACTGAAGCGCACGGGACGAAGGTAGAAGGTGAGTGCCGGGTATCAGGAGGCGTTGCGTGTTGCTCGGTTGTGTGGGACGCGTTGCAGACGCAACGAACGCGCAACACGTCAACGCGCTAACACGCAACGACCTCCTCTCACTTGGTACTTTCGCCGCCATGCTCACCATGGCCACCTTTTCCTTCGCCGGCAAGAAAGCCCTTGTCCGCGTGGACCTCAACGTACCCCAGGACGCCACCGGCAAGGTCACCGACGACACGCGCGCACGCGCCATCGTGCCCACCGTGAACAAGATCCTCAGCGACGGGGGTAGCGCCATTCTCATGAGCCACCTGGGCCGTCCCAAGGGCAAGGTGAACCCCGCCATGAGCCTGAGGCCCGTGGCCGCACACCTGAGCGGCTTGCTGGGCAAGCCCGTTCATTTCGCCATCGATTGCGTGGGCCCCGACGCCACGGCCAGGGCCGCAGCCCTGAAGCCGGGCGAGGTACTGGTTCTGGAGAACCTGCGCTTCCATCCTGAGGAGGAGGCGGGCGATGAGGCCTTCAGCAAGAGCTTGAGCGAGCTGGGCGACGTCTACGTGAACGATGCGTTCGGCACGGCCCATCGCGCACACGCCAGCACTACGATCGTGGCGAAGTTCTTCCCCACTTCCAAGTTGTTCGGCTACCTGATGCAGGCCGAGATCGACAGCGTGGGCAAGGTGTTGGGCACCCCCCAGCGCCCAATGACCGCCATCGTGGGCGGCAGCAAGGTGAGCAGCAAGATCGATGTGCTGCAGAACCTCATCGGCACCTGCGATGAGCTCATCATCGGCGGTGGCATGGCCAACACCTTCGTGAAGGCGATGGGCGGCCAGACCGGCGCCAGCCTCGTGGAAGATGACCTGCTCGACACCGCCCGTCGCATCATCAAGGACGCCGAGGCCAAGGGCGTGAAGCTGCACATCCCTACCGATGCCGTGGTGGCCGATGCCTTCGCCGAGACCGCCAACACCGACCAATGCGCGGCCAACGCCGTGCCCGACGGCTGGATGGCCTTGGACATCGGTCCCAAGAGCATCGAGGCCTGCCGTGCCGCCATCCTCCGCAGCAAGACGCTGCTGTGGAACGGCCCCATGGGCGTGTTCGAGATGAAGCCCTTCCAGCAAGGCACCATCGCGATCGCGCAGGCGGTGGCGGATGCGACCAGCAAAGGCACGTTCAGCCTGGTGGGCGGCGGCGACAGCGTGGCCGCGGTGAATCAGTTCGGCCTGGCCGACAAGATCAGCTACGTGAGCACCGGCGGCGGGGCCATGCTCGAGTATCTCGAAGGCAAGGTGCTGCCGGGGATCGCGGCGGTGCAAGGTTGAACAGGCATCCTGCCTGTTCCTTGGACCCATGGTGACGCTCGAGGACATCACCCCTGCGGACATCATGCGCATCCACCGCGGCCTGTCGCACCCGGAGTTGATGGGTCTGGGGTGAACGGTGTCGCGCAGAGCTGGTTTCCCAGCTTCCCAGCTTGCTGGCCGGTGAAAGGGGGCGTACCTTCGCGTCATGAAAATGACCTTTGAGCTCCCGCCCGACCTGGTGACCCGGTTGAAGATGAAGGCCGCGCAGGATGGGTCGAAACTGAAGGACCTGATCGCGGAGGCCTGTCGCCGCCTGCTGGCCGAGGAGGAGCGCCCCAGGAAGCGCAAGCTCCAGGGAAGTCCCTTTCCGGTGATCAAGGGCGGCAAGTCGAGAAATGCGGAGGACTTCTCTCCGGACCGGGTGGACGAACTGCTCTGGGGCGGCACGCGATGAGCAAGCCCACCCTTCCCGATGTCAACGTGTGGCTCGCATTGAGCCTGGAGGCACATCCGCTGCATCCGAAGGCCATGCACTGGTTCGAAGGTGCGCGGACCGGCTCCGTTCACTTCTGCCGATACACCCAGCAGAGCACCCTGCGCCTGCTGACCGCGGCTGCCCTTACCAGCCCGCTCGGTCTGAGCCCGCTCACCAACAAGGCGGCCATCAAGGCCATGCAAGGGATGCTGGATGATCCGCGCATCGCGTTCGCAGATGAGCCCGTAGGTCTTCATCCCGCCTGGATGGAGCTCGCTGCGACCAGCACCGCGTCGCCCAAGCTCTGGATGGATGCCTATCTGGCCGCCTTCGCTCGAACAGGTGGCTATGCGTTGGTGACCAACGACAAGGCGTTCAAGCAGTTCGAACATGTGCCCGTGCAGCTTCTTCGATGATCGGTGATGATCGCCCTCCACCCCATCACCCCCGCGGACATCACGCACATCCACCGCGGCCTGTCGCACCCGGAGGTGATCCGCTACTATGCCGTGCGCTTCATGACCCTGGAAGCCACGCAGGAGCAGATGGACTGGTACGCCACCATCGAGCGTGAAGGCACCGGCAAGTGGTGGGCGGTCCGGTCCGCGGAGGATGGTGAGTTCCTCGGCGCCATCGGCATCAACTTCATCCACCCGGTGCATAAGCGCTGCGAGTTGGGCTACTGGCTGCTGCCGGAGCATTGGGGCAAGGGCATCAGCAGCGAGGCGCTCGGCCGTGTGCTGGACCATGCGTTCCACACCCCGGGGCTGCACCGCGTGACGGCCGAAGTGGAGCCGGAGAACAGCGCAAGCGCCCGGGTGCTGCTGAAGCACGGGTTCCGGCACGAGGGCACCCTGCGGGAATGCGAGCGCAAGGACGGCCGGTGGATCAGCCTGGACCTGTACGCGAAGCTCGCCCCTGATCAGGGCTGAGGCCGGAAGCGCTACCTTCGTCACACCCACGGACCCGGCCTCGCGCACCAGCGGTGTCGATCACCCCACGGGACCAACATTTCCGCATGGCCGATTCGTTCAACAAACGCGAGCAGGAAAAGCGCCGTCAACAGAAGCAGGAGGAAAAGGAGCGCCGTAAGGCCGAGCGAAAGGCCAACAGTGCCGGCGGAGGCCTGGACAACATGATCGCGTACGTCGACGAGCACGGCCGGATCACCGACACCCCGCCCGACCCCACGAAACGTCAGGAGGTCAAGGCAGAGGACATCGAGCTCGGTGTGCCCCGCCGCGAGGATGTGCCGCCCGAACCGCTGAAGGGCCGGCTGGACCGCTTTGATGAAGGCCGGGGCTTCGGATTCATCCAGGACAACGGCTCGCGCGAGCGCTATTTCGTGCACATCAGTGCCATGCTCGAGGAGGTGCGCGTGGGCGACACGGTCACCTTCGAGCTTGAGCGTGGCCCGCGTGGCATGAACGCCGTCCGCGTGAAGAAGGCCTGACCAGGCGGCCGCGCCCCGGTGCTCACAGGCGCTCTTCCAGCTCCTGTTCCACCTGTTCCAACGTTCGGCCCACCCACTTGGCCTCGCCCAGCGCGGGCACGAGGAGCGGTGCGAAGGCGCGAAGCGGGGTCGCGACCACCGACCCATCGAGCGCCTCGTGGACAGCGCTCCGGCGCGCGCCCTGCCACGCGGCGAACAGATTGATGAGCACGCTCAGCACGAAGGCCTTCCGGACCAGGGCGAAGGCCACCCCGGCCACCTTGTTGGGCAGACCGAGCTGTGCCGCGTCGATGGCCGTGGTGAGCGCACGCCCCAACACGTGCACCGCCAGCAGCACCACCAGGAAGGTGACCAGGAAGCTCACCACCTCCTGCGCTGGGTCAAGGCCGAGCCAGGCCGCCACCCGATCATTGAGGTGAAGGCCCGCCCAGATGCCCGCCACCCAGGCCAGCAGACCGGCGAGCTCGCGCACGAACCCATGCAGGAACCCCTGCACGGCGCCAATGCCCAGCAAAGCCACCAAGACCCAGTCCAGCCAGTTCATGGATGTGAATGTGGTGAATGTGCGCGAGGTGACGATGCGATCGGTCCGATGGCATCTTTGCGCCCCGCAGGAAGCCACATTCGCTCATTTCCACCTTTTCACATTCCACCCTTTTGGACCTCACCTTCGACAAGCGATGGCGCGACCTGCTCAAGCACATGGAGCAGCGGTTCGGCGTACCCGTCGACCTCAACGGGTTGATCTTCCTGGTGGGGGTACAGGAGCTCGGGCAGCACGCCCGCGAGTTCAAGAAGGACGAGAAGGTGAACCTCATGCACATCGGCATCTGCGTGTTGCTGCTGCCCTACGGCTATTACAGTGAACTGGGGCGCGATGCTGATGGTTGGCCGCACTTCGAACGCGCGCGGGAGCTGCCCCCTCTTTCCGACAAGGAACAGGAGCGTCTGATGAAGGAGGCCTTGCTGGACTACTTCGAGCGCTGATCACGGTCACGCGCTAGCCCGTGCGTGGTCACTGCCCGCGCGAGCACGAAGGATGGGATCATGAACGGCCGTTGTGCCCGCTGACCGAACTCGCGGGCGGCACTGCGCACTACGGTGTCACAGGCACCAGGGTCACCTCCTCCTCGGCGGTCTCCTCCTCCACGATCTTGATGATGCCCTCGCCCACCGCACTGTCCTTGAAGCTCACGATGTCCAACACAGCGAAGCCGGCCTGGCCCTGCTCGTAGAACCCGGTGAAATCGAACTCGACCCAGCCATCATTGCCGGTGAGCTTTTCCTGGGTGAGGCGCGTGGGGTCGCCCAGGGGATATACCGGATCGGCGTACAGCTTCACGTAGGCCTCGGGCACCGCGCTGCCGTTCTGGTCCTGGATCCGGATACGGGCGATGGTGGGCTTCTCCTTGTTGCAGGAGGGCAGCAGTGGCCAGCACAACAGCACGGCCAGCGTCATCACCGGGGCACGAAAGGTCGATCGCCTCATCGCAGTACTTTTGGGCGCCTGGCCAGCGAAGGCTCGGCGAACCTCAAAAGTAGCGCCCAAAGCGATGTTCCTGCAAATCACCCCGACCAAGCTCACCGTCGCGCTCGCGATCCTGATGCTCCCCGCCACCCTGCCCGCTCAGAGCGCCAAAGGCATCAAGGGCACCGCCAAGCGCCCCCGCGTGGAAGTGCGCACCAGTTGGGGAACGATGATCGTGGAGCTCTACAATGAGACCCCCCAGCACCGCGACAACTTCCTGAAGCTGGTAAAGGAGCACTACTACGACAGCCTGGTCTTCCACCGGGTGATCCCGGGCTTCATGGTGCAGGGGGGCGACCCGGACAGCAAGCGCGCCGCGGCCGGCATGCCGCTGGGCACGGGGGGGCCGGGATACACCGTGCCGGCGGAGATCCTCCCGGGCCTCTACCACACGAAGGGCACCCTGGCCGCAGCCCGGCAGGGCGACCAGGTGAACCCCACCAAGGCCAGCAGCGGCAGCCAGTTCTACATCGTGCAGGGCCGCCCCTACCAGCCACAGGAGATGGACATGATCGCCAAGCGCAACGCCACGATGGGGACCCCGGTCACCTATGACGATGCGGCCAAGGCGCGGTATGCCAGTGTGGGCGGCGCCCCTCATCTGGACGGTGCGTACACCGTGTTCGGCGAGGTGGTCGAAGGGCTCGATGTGGTGGACAAGATCGCGGCCGTGCAGCGCGATGGCCGCGACCGCCCCGCCGAGGACATCCGGATGTGGATGAAGGTGCTGCCATGAGCATCCAGGAGCGCATCCTCGCTCTGGAGGCCGAGGTGAAGGCCGCCGCCGCGGAGTCGACCGAAGCGGTGGAACGCTTCCGCGTCGCCTTTCTGGGCCGTAACGGAGCGGTGACCGCGCTGTTCGACGATTTCAAGCAGCTGGCCGCCGAGGAGAAGAAGGCCCTCGGTCAGCGCCTCAACCAGCTCAAACAGGCCGCGCAGGCCCGATTGGATGAACTGAAACTGGCGGTGGACCAGC
Proteins encoded in this region:
- a CDS encoding DNA polymerase III subunit codes for the protein MRFSRIIGQTALKARLIGNAREGRVPHAQFFLGPRGSGNLALALAYARYLLCEAPGPADSCGECPVCRQMDKLAHPDLNLSFPIFFQEKKPRTCEHLLPEWRAAVLKEPFLDAAIWRDQLDGENKQLRMGVDIAAEITRKLSLKAYSGRWKVMLVWLPELMDPPAANKLLKVLEEPEPGTVFLLVGSEADQVLPTILSRAQLVKVPALHEDDLAQALRERHPDLRPEEVRACVVRSGGDLLEASAMAEKSEEELFVLFRDWMRACYGLKVHEAAEFAEHFARMGRERQKGLMRYGLHLVRMSLLRAAGAPDLVRAVGQEEEFIPRFAAMLSEHRAEGLRNELETAHQHLERNANPKVLFMDLSYSVHRTLRA
- a CDS encoding phosphoglycerate kinase; this translates as MLTMATFSFAGKKALVRVDLNVPQDATGKVTDDTRARAIVPTVNKILSDGGSAILMSHLGRPKGKVNPAMSLRPVAAHLSGLLGKPVHFAIDCVGPDATARAAALKPGEVLVLENLRFHPEEEAGDEAFSKSLSELGDVYVNDAFGTAHRAHASTTIVAKFFPTSKLFGYLMQAEIDSVGKVLGTPQRPMTAIVGGSKVSSKIDVLQNLIGTCDELIIGGGMANTFVKAMGGQTGASLVEDDLLDTARRIIKDAEAKGVKLHIPTDAVVADAFAETANTDQCAANAVPDGWMALDIGPKSIEACRAAILRSKTLLWNGPMGVFEMKPFQQGTIAIAQAVADATSKGTFSLVGGGDSVAAVNQFGLADKISYVSTGGGAMLEYLEGKVLPGIAAVQG
- a CDS encoding GNAT family N-acetyltransferase — encoded protein: MIALHPITPADITHIHRGLSHPEVIRYYAVRFMTLEATQEQMDWYATIEREGTGKWWAVRSAEDGEFLGAIGINFIHPVHKRCELGYWLLPEHWGKGISSEALGRVLDHAFHTPGLHRVTAEVEPENSASARVLLKHGFRHEGTLRECERKDGRWISLDLYAKLAPDQG
- a CDS encoding PIN domain-containing protein — encoded protein: MSKPTLPDVNVWLALSLEAHPLHPKAMHWFEGARTGSVHFCRYTQQSTLRLLTAAALTSPLGLSPLTNKAAIKAMQGMLDDPRIAFADEPVGLHPAWMELAATSTASPKLWMDAYLAAFARTGGYALVTNDKAFKQFEHVPVQLLR
- a CDS encoding cold shock domain-containing protein; translated protein: MADSFNKREQEKRRQQKQEEKERRKAERKANSAGGGLDNMIAYVDEHGRITDTPPDPTKRQEVKAEDIELGVPRREDVPPEPLKGRLDRFDEGRGFGFIQDNGSRERYFVHISAMLEEVRVGDTVTFELERGPRGMNAVRVKKA
- a CDS encoding peptidylprolyl isomerase, yielding MFLQITPTKLTVALAILMLPATLPAQSAKGIKGTAKRPRVEVRTSWGTMIVELYNETPQHRDNFLKLVKEHYYDSLVFHRVIPGFMVQGGDPDSKRAAAGMPLGTGGPGYTVPAEILPGLYHTKGTLAAARQGDQVNPTKASSGSQFYIVQGRPYQPQEMDMIAKRNATMGTPVTYDDAAKARYASVGGAPHLDGAYTVFGEVVEGLDVVDKIAAVQRDGRDRPAEDIRMWMKVLP
- a CDS encoding CvpA family protein; the protein is MNWLDWVLVALLGIGAVQGFLHGFVRELAGLLAWVAGIWAGLHLNDRVAAWLGLDPAQEVVSFLVTFLVVLLAVHVLGRALTTAIDAAQLGLPNKVAGVAFALVRKAFVLSVLINLFAAWQGARRSAVHEALDGSVVATPLRAFAPLLVPALGEAKWVGRTLEQVEQELEERL